Proteins co-encoded in one Metabacillus sp. KUDC1714 genomic window:
- a CDS encoding tetratricopeptide repeat protein, with protein MFNQVLNEAINLVNKGETEEGLNLLANILPTLHDEEKLHLADQYYQWGIIDQAHEIVEELHFLYPEETQVTLFLAELFLDLEKEEEAINLLNTITSDHEAYPQALLLLADLYQMQGLAEVSEQKLQEAKQLLPEEPVIDFALGEFYFHQGQYKHAIPFYKAIVKDQKSISGVSIEQRLAECLSATGEFEESLDYYKQAVIEQEDLNTLFGYGFTAYQGGFYKTAIQQFTRLKEADPHFSSLYLYLAKAYENEGLLPESLETVQEGIKVDEYNKELYLYGGKIAIKSGHIHDAENLLRETLAIDPGHIEAAITLTHIFLQDERYDDVIDLISESKRYGEEDPQFEWNLARAYHQKEEYSEALNHYQLAYNSFKDQREFLHEYGYFLLEEGRKQEAKEIFEKILMQDPSNVEIGEILLQLEDEF; from the coding sequence ATGTTTAATCAAGTGCTAAACGAAGCAATAAATCTTGTAAATAAGGGTGAAACTGAAGAAGGATTAAATTTATTAGCAAATATACTTCCAACACTTCATGATGAAGAGAAACTCCATTTAGCTGATCAATATTATCAATGGGGTATCATTGATCAAGCACATGAAATAGTTGAAGAACTTCATTTTCTGTATCCTGAGGAAACACAAGTAACTTTATTTTTAGCCGAACTTTTCTTAGATTTGGAGAAAGAGGAAGAAGCGATCAATTTATTAAATACAATTACATCTGACCATGAGGCATATCCACAAGCGTTGCTACTTTTAGCTGATTTATATCAAATGCAAGGTTTAGCTGAGGTCAGTGAACAAAAATTGCAAGAAGCAAAGCAGTTACTACCTGAGGAGCCTGTTATAGACTTTGCACTAGGAGAATTTTACTTTCACCAAGGCCAATATAAGCATGCAATACCTTTTTATAAAGCAATTGTAAAAGATCAGAAGTCTATTTCAGGTGTTTCAATTGAACAAAGGTTAGCTGAGTGTTTAAGCGCAACAGGGGAGTTTGAGGAATCGCTTGATTATTATAAACAAGCCGTAATCGAACAAGAGGATCTAAATACGTTATTTGGTTACGGATTTACTGCTTATCAAGGTGGATTTTATAAAACAGCCATTCAACAATTTACTAGGCTAAAAGAAGCAGATCCGCATTTTTCTTCCCTTTATTTGTATTTGGCGAAGGCGTATGAGAATGAAGGTCTCTTACCAGAAAGTCTTGAAACTGTTCAAGAGGGAATTAAGGTTGATGAATATAATAAAGAACTATACTTATATGGCGGTAAGATTGCCATTAAATCTGGCCATATTCATGATGCTGAAAATTTATTGCGTGAAACGCTTGCCATAGATCCAGGTCATATAGAGGCTGCTATTACTTTAACTCATATTTTCCTTCAAGATGAGCGATATGATGATGTAATTGATTTAATATCTGAAAGTAAAAGATATGGAGAAGAGGATCCTCAGTTTGAATGGAACTTAGCACGAGCTTATCATCAAAAAGAAGAGTATTCAGAGGCATTAAACCATTATCAACTTGCATATAATTCTTTCAAGGATCAACGAGAATTTCTTCATGAATATGGGTACTTTTTATTAGAAGAAGGTCGTAAGCAAGAAGCTAAGGAAATATTTGAAAAAATATTAATGC